The following proteins come from a genomic window of Geomonas sp. RF6:
- a CDS encoding flavocytochrome c: MRRFRLGLLMAAVLMVMSATALWAAEGKGSLVELHKGKAKCADCHGSGKKIAVDDSEASVNKGCIGCHGTLEEMGKHSKEEVNPHRSHLGEINCTACHHGHTASYVYCLNCHSFDMKIPAGGAKAAEKAPAKQKGKMRTEKADVVVIGAGAAGFTTAITAHDAGAKVVIIEKQPITGGNSMLAAGGMNAAETVFQKKKGIKDSVELMYKDTMVGGGELNDPALAMILAKNSASSVDWLTSLGADLSDVGRMGGASVDRTHRPKGGSAVGAHIINVLRKNAADRKIDIRMNSKVVKIVEDAKGNVTGVVVEGKHSGPYTINAKAVVITAGGFSANPERVAYYRPEYKGMTTSNQPGATGDGIDLGTAVGADVKDMKEIQIHPTVAAGSRILITEAVRGNGAILVNQEGKRFVNELTTRDKASAAILAQTGKSAYLVFDEGVRQSLKQIDGYFHLDLVQQGATVRGLAAALKVPADALEATIANYNKAVETKTDAEFKRPDMPRPLKTPKYYAIAVKPGVHYTMGGLKITTESEVVAKDGKPIPGLFAAGEGTGGVHGKNRLGGNSISQTVTFGRIAGASAVKCVKGVK; this comes from the coding sequence ATGAGAAGGTTCAGGCTGGGTTTACTGATGGCGGCGGTGCTGATGGTGATGTCGGCGACCGCACTCTGGGCGGCGGAGGGGAAGGGGTCCCTCGTGGAACTGCACAAGGGGAAGGCGAAATGCGCGGACTGCCACGGCAGCGGCAAGAAGATCGCCGTGGACGATTCGGAGGCATCGGTAAACAAGGGGTGCATCGGCTGTCACGGGACGCTGGAGGAAATGGGGAAGCACTCCAAGGAAGAGGTGAACCCCCACAGATCACATCTCGGTGAGATCAACTGTACCGCCTGCCACCACGGGCACACCGCATCGTACGTGTACTGCCTCAATTGCCACTCCTTCGACATGAAGATCCCCGCTGGCGGAGCAAAGGCGGCCGAGAAGGCGCCCGCAAAGCAGAAGGGGAAGATGCGCACGGAGAAGGCGGATGTCGTGGTCATAGGCGCTGGTGCGGCCGGCTTCACCACGGCGATCACTGCGCATGACGCAGGGGCGAAGGTCGTCATCATCGAGAAGCAGCCGATCACCGGCGGAAACAGCATGCTGGCGGCCGGCGGGATGAACGCCGCCGAGACTGTCTTCCAGAAGAAGAAGGGGATCAAGGACTCGGTGGAGCTCATGTACAAGGACACCATGGTGGGCGGCGGTGAGCTGAACGATCCTGCCCTTGCGATGATCCTCGCCAAGAACTCCGCCTCCTCTGTCGACTGGCTCACCAGCCTCGGCGCGGATCTGAGCGACGTGGGGCGCATGGGGGGCGCGAGTGTCGACCGCACCCACCGCCCGAAAGGTGGTTCGGCGGTCGGCGCCCACATCATCAACGTGCTGCGCAAGAATGCGGCTGACCGCAAGATCGACATCCGGATGAACAGCAAGGTCGTAAAGATCGTGGAAGACGCCAAGGGGAACGTCACCGGTGTGGTCGTGGAAGGCAAGCACAGCGGCCCCTACACCATCAACGCGAAAGCGGTCGTCATCACCGCCGGCGGCTTCTCCGCCAACCCCGAGCGCGTCGCCTACTACCGTCCGGAGTACAAGGGGATGACCACCTCCAACCAGCCGGGCGCGACCGGTGACGGCATCGACCTCGGCACTGCCGTCGGTGCCGATGTGAAGGACATGAAGGAGATCCAGATCCACCCGACCGTCGCTGCCGGCAGCCGCATCCTCATCACCGAGGCGGTACGCGGCAACGGCGCAATCCTCGTCAACCAGGAAGGGAAGCGCTTCGTAAACGAGCTCACCACCCGCGACAAGGCTTCCGCCGCTATCCTCGCGCAGACCGGGAAATCTGCATATCTCGTCTTCGACGAAGGTGTGCGCCAGAGCCTCAAGCAGATCGACGGCTACTTCCATCTCGACCTGGTGCAGCAAGGGGCGACCGTGAGGGGTCTCGCTGCTGCTCTGAAGGTGCCGGCGGATGCGCTGGAGGCGACGATCGCGAACTACAACAAGGCAGTGGAGACGAAGACCGACGCAGAGTTCAAGCGTCCGGACATGCCGCGCCCCCTGAAGACGCCGAAGTACTATGCCATCGCGGTGAAGCCGGGCGTCCACTACACCATGGGGGGGCTGAAGATCACCACCGAGAGCGAAGTCGTGGCGAAAGACGGCAAGCCCATTCCCGGTCTTTTCGCAGCGGGTGAGGGGACCGGCGGCGTGCATGGCAAAAACCGCCTCGGCGGCAACTCCATCTCGCAGACCGTCACCTTCGGCAGAATCGCCGGCGCAAGCGCGGTGAAGTGCGTGAAGGGTGTGAAGTAG
- a CDS encoding MFS transporter, which produces MRNKEFRIFWTGQTISWLGGGTQSVAQGWLVWTLTRSPAQLALTAIMVSLPALLFSLLGGVTADRLSKRTLLIATQTASTIPALLLGLLTMYGRISASGILVLAFVQGMLNAFDIPARQAYLAELVPRDRLCRAVALNSVSFNATRMLGPAIAGCTIAAFGTAPCFFINGASFLIGVGTLLLLPPSPQSWRPELSRVGLPLRDLRDGLFFVLKEREIRRALLLVVLVSLLCIPFVPLLPVFAEGLRVGAQGLGIMSACAGSGSLVAALALAARKERNGMRGGAAVAGMVFAAALFLFAGSRDYRLCLGTLVVAGAGVVVFLAHINAFVQQAAPSSLRGRVMGAYTFALLGMAPVGSALMGWLASRLGASGALSLTSTICLAALMLFSFPSAPLPEEPSPEVPVTTRL; this is translated from the coding sequence ATGAGAAATAAAGAATTCCGCATCTTCTGGACCGGGCAGACGATCTCCTGGCTGGGGGGGGGGACCCAGTCGGTCGCCCAGGGGTGGCTCGTGTGGACCCTCACCAGGTCTCCCGCTCAGCTGGCGCTCACCGCCATCATGGTGTCGCTGCCGGCTCTCCTTTTTTCCCTTCTCGGCGGCGTCACGGCCGATCGCCTCAGCAAGCGCACCCTCCTCATAGCCACTCAGACGGCGTCGACCATTCCCGCCCTTCTTCTTGGGCTCCTCACCATGTACGGTCGGATCAGCGCCTCCGGCATTCTCGTGCTCGCCTTCGTACAGGGGATGCTGAACGCATTCGATATCCCGGCACGCCAGGCGTATCTGGCGGAGCTCGTTCCCCGCGACCGGCTCTGCCGCGCAGTGGCTCTCAACTCAGTCTCCTTCAATGCGACACGCATGCTGGGGCCTGCCATTGCCGGCTGCACCATTGCGGCGTTCGGCACGGCCCCCTGCTTCTTCATAAATGGCGCGAGCTTCCTCATCGGCGTCGGCACTCTCCTTCTGCTCCCGCCGAGCCCGCAGTCGTGGAGGCCTGAGCTCTCCAGGGTCGGCCTGCCGCTTCGGGACCTGCGTGACGGGCTTTTCTTTGTCCTGAAGGAAAGGGAGATCAGGCGCGCGTTGCTCCTGGTCGTACTGGTAAGCCTTTTGTGCATCCCATTTGTGCCGCTTCTCCCGGTCTTTGCGGAGGGGTTGCGGGTGGGGGCACAAGGACTGGGGATAATGTCGGCGTGCGCCGGGAGCGGGTCCCTTGTGGCGGCCCTCGCCCTGGCTGCACGGAAAGAAAGGAATGGTATGAGGGGGGGAGCAGCGGTGGCCGGGATGGTCTTTGCCGCCGCCCTCTTTCTCTTCGCGGGCTCCCGTGACTATCGCCTCTGCCTCGGGACCCTCGTTGTCGCCGGCGCAGGCGTCGTCGTTTTTCTCGCGCACATCAACGCCTTTGTCCAGCAGGCAGCACCGTCGTCTCTGCGGGGGAGAGTGATGGGGGCATATACCTTTGCGCTCCTCGGGATGGCGCCGGTGGGGAGTGCCCTCATGGGGTGGCTGGCTTCGAGACTGGGGGCTTCAGGCGCTCTCTCGCTGACTTCCACCATCTGTCTCGCAGCCCTCATGCTCTTCTCTTTTCCCTCCGCTCCCCTCCCGGAGGAGCCTTCTCCTGAGGTACCGGTTACCACCAGGCTCTAG
- a CDS encoding pyridoxamine 5'-phosphate oxidase family protein: MQREVRRKEREISEADAKELLERGVYGVLSTVGADGAPYGVPLNYFVRGGAIYFHCAVEGHKLENLAAEPRVSFCVVGKTEVALEKFSTRYESVIVAGKASEAVADEKQMALEGLLAKYFPKKSEAERLKYIDDLGARTKAFRIDIEGIRGKRN; this comes from the coding sequence ATGCAAAGGGAAGTGCGCCGCAAGGAGAGGGAGATCAGCGAGGCCGACGCAAAAGAGCTGCTGGAGCGGGGAGTGTACGGTGTACTATCTACCGTCGGGGCCGACGGAGCGCCGTACGGCGTCCCGCTCAATTACTTCGTAAGGGGCGGCGCCATCTACTTCCACTGCGCGGTGGAGGGGCACAAGCTGGAAAACCTGGCCGCGGAGCCGCGGGTCTCGTTTTGCGTCGTCGGAAAGACCGAGGTGGCGCTCGAGAAGTTCTCCACACGCTATGAGAGTGTCATTGTCGCGGGGAAGGCATCCGAGGCGGTCGCCGATGAAAAGCAGATGGCGCTGGAAGGGCTCCTGGCGAAGTACTTTCCGAAGAAGAGCGAGGCGGAGAGGCTGAAGTACATCGATGACCTGGGAGCACGGACGAAAGCGTTCCGGATCGACATCGAAGGGATCAGGGGGAAGCGCAACTAG
- a CDS encoding type II toxin-antitoxin system Phd/YefM family antitoxin — MMKTVSKLKFWSRSLNYFRLVEQTGEEVVITDRGRPVLKVVPYVADMEDLFRGLRNTVVKYEAPLEPVELEEWDPSKSTV, encoded by the coding sequence ATGATGAAGACGGTTTCAAAACTAAAGTTTTGGTCCCGCTCACTGAATTACTTTCGGCTGGTCGAGCAGACTGGCGAAGAAGTAGTGATAACAGACCGAGGTCGTCCAGTTCTCAAGGTCGTACCTTATGTAGCAGACATGGAAGATCTCTTTCGTGGTCTTAGAAACACGGTGGTGAAATACGAAGCACCATTGGAACCAGTGGAGCTCGAAGAGTGGGACCCTTCGAAATCAACTGTATGA
- a CDS encoding sulfurtransferase: MFSRLFRKVVPIALIVAGLASAASAQPQAKGYKGYARGNALITAKELKQLIDAKDPKLVILAAENDLEFRLGHIPGSLQVDRPAYEAPADTQGGITGNIIDAAGFTKLAQQLGVSKDSKVVVYDTKYDATRIWWAFYYYGKTDVRVLDGGIKAWKDSGYDTDILDNHVAKHGSFVAKVTAPRLRVDTPEIVALQGSSKGQLWDNRDKKEYCGEELKKGAYRKGRIPWGKQSDWVLFKKKENLGEWISAADAQGVLKKLGVDAKKNQYFFCQSGVRSAQVLFTFYLLGVPVEKLHNYDSSWIGWSKDPSLPIETGCAVPTVAVAN, translated from the coding sequence ATGTTCTCGAGGTTATTCAGGAAGGTTGTCCCGATCGCACTGATTGTCGCAGGGCTCGCGTCAGCAGCGTCGGCACAGCCGCAGGCGAAGGGATATAAAGGGTATGCCCGGGGCAATGCCCTCATCACGGCGAAGGAGCTGAAGCAGCTCATCGATGCGAAGGACCCGAAACTGGTAATCCTCGCAGCGGAAAACGATCTGGAGTTCCGCCTCGGTCACATTCCCGGCTCCCTCCAGGTCGATCGTCCGGCTTATGAGGCGCCGGCCGATACGCAGGGGGGCATCACCGGCAACATCATCGACGCCGCAGGGTTTACCAAGCTCGCACAGCAGTTGGGCGTCAGCAAGGATTCCAAGGTCGTCGTCTACGACACGAAGTACGACGCGACGCGCATCTGGTGGGCCTTCTACTACTACGGCAAAACCGATGTCAGGGTGCTCGACGGCGGGATCAAGGCGTGGAAGGATAGCGGCTACGACACCGACATCCTCGATAACCACGTGGCCAAGCACGGCTCCTTCGTGGCAAAGGTCACCGCTCCGCGCCTGAGGGTCGACACCCCCGAGATCGTTGCTCTGCAGGGAAGCAGCAAGGGGCAGCTCTGGGACAACCGCGACAAGAAAGAGTACTGCGGCGAGGAGCTGAAGAAGGGAGCGTACCGGAAGGGGCGCATTCCCTGGGGGAAGCAGAGCGACTGGGTGCTCTTCAAGAAGAAGGAGAACCTTGGCGAGTGGATCAGCGCAGCGGATGCGCAAGGGGTGCTGAAGAAGCTCGGCGTCGATGCGAAGAAGAATCAGTATTTCTTCTGCCAGTCCGGCGTTCGCTCCGCCCAGGTCCTCTTCACCTTCTACCTCCTGGGGGTGCCGGTGGAGAAACTGCACAACTATGACAGCTCCTGGATCGGCTGGTCCAAGGACCCGTCGCTGCCGATCGAAACCGGGTGCGCAGTGCCGACGGTAGCGGTTGCCAACTAG
- a CDS encoding VTT domain-containing protein yields MTQNAKIQDLTPVTGAPDNAKYGAVEQCTGCNLCVKGCSFLKKVGNPAEVAAGEGDECNPFECTLCGLCTAVCPVGVDPSRYFLQRRVEMRRQLGADDPRHAPLIGYERKGTSRLFTFYGLPDGCDTIFFPGCALPGTRPDAVSEVFDKLKELIPNVGIVLDCCLKPSHDLGREEHFHYVFGEMKEYLRQHGICKVLVACPNCLRIFSEYGGDLAVQTVYELLGERPRHGVDGVCAEVVIHDPCVARFAPAAQEAARAVVAASGVKVAEMKRSGERTICCGRGGGANFINPGIVVEAVASRVAEAEGRAIVTYCAACAGTFAQKGRALHLLDLWMSPEQALAGKVKVSGAPFTYLNRLRLKRELRRKGGFEVTRERNLPAEGRRSLLKPVLFISLLVAAVAIVRLAGGTALLEPERLRQMVEGQGMLGPLLFVLLYGVTPVLFLPGLPMAIAAGILFGPFWGVVYAITGATIGASASFLVARYVARDWVEKKLTGATWQKLDRQVGEQGWKIVAITRLVPLFPFNLLNYAFGLTKVPFLQYVVTSFFCMLPGCIAFIVFSSSLPQLLKGKVSPALVGGILSIAALSFFAGKYRRKLATRES; encoded by the coding sequence ATGACGCAAAACGCCAAAATTCAAGACCTGACCCCGGTGACCGGTGCACCGGACAATGCAAAGTACGGCGCAGTAGAGCAGTGCACCGGGTGCAACCTGTGCGTCAAGGGGTGCTCCTTTCTGAAAAAGGTTGGCAATCCCGCAGAGGTTGCCGCGGGAGAAGGGGATGAATGCAATCCCTTTGAGTGCACCCTTTGCGGTCTGTGCACTGCGGTCTGCCCCGTCGGGGTCGATCCCTCCCGTTACTTCCTGCAGCGCAGGGTGGAGATGCGCAGGCAACTGGGGGCAGACGACCCGAGGCACGCCCCTCTCATCGGGTACGAGCGTAAGGGAACCTCGCGCCTCTTCACCTTCTACGGCCTCCCGGACGGCTGCGATACCATCTTTTTCCCCGGGTGTGCACTTCCCGGCACCCGTCCCGACGCCGTCTCCGAGGTGTTTGACAAGCTAAAGGAGCTGATCCCGAACGTCGGCATCGTCCTCGACTGCTGCCTGAAGCCTTCCCACGATCTTGGCCGCGAGGAGCATTTCCATTACGTATTTGGGGAGATGAAGGAGTATCTCCGCCAGCACGGGATCTGTAAGGTGCTGGTCGCCTGCCCCAACTGCTTGCGCATCTTCTCGGAGTATGGGGGCGACCTCGCCGTACAGACGGTGTACGAACTCCTGGGAGAAAGGCCGCGCCACGGCGTGGACGGCGTCTGCGCGGAGGTGGTAATCCACGATCCGTGCGTCGCGCGCTTTGCCCCAGCCGCACAGGAAGCGGCGCGAGCGGTCGTTGCAGCGAGCGGCGTAAAGGTGGCAGAGATGAAGCGGTCGGGTGAGCGCACGATCTGCTGCGGCCGCGGGGGCGGAGCGAACTTCATCAACCCCGGCATCGTGGTGGAGGCTGTCGCCTCCCGCGTCGCCGAGGCTGAGGGACGAGCCATCGTCACCTACTGCGCCGCCTGCGCCGGGACCTTCGCGCAAAAGGGGAGGGCGCTGCATCTTCTCGACCTCTGGATGTCGCCAGAGCAGGCGCTGGCGGGGAAGGTCAAAGTCTCAGGCGCCCCTTTTACCTATTTGAACCGGTTGCGGCTGAAGAGAGAGCTCAGGAGGAAGGGAGGATTTGAAGTGACCAGAGAGAGGAACCTTCCGGCAGAGGGGCGCAGGTCGCTGCTGAAGCCGGTGCTGTTCATTTCCTTACTTGTTGCAGCTGTGGCGATCGTGCGCCTGGCAGGAGGCACCGCCCTCCTGGAGCCGGAGCGGCTGCGGCAGATGGTGGAGGGGCAGGGGATGCTCGGTCCTCTCCTCTTTGTGCTCCTTTACGGAGTGACGCCGGTGCTGTTCCTTCCGGGGCTGCCGATGGCGATCGCAGCAGGGATACTCTTTGGCCCGTTCTGGGGGGTGGTGTACGCCATAACCGGTGCGACGATCGGCGCTTCCGCCTCCTTTCTGGTGGCCCGCTACGTGGCGCGCGACTGGGTGGAAAAGAAGCTGACCGGCGCGACGTGGCAAAAGCTCGATCGTCAGGTTGGCGAGCAGGGGTGGAAGATCGTGGCGATCACCCGTCTGGTGCCTCTCTTCCCGTTCAATCTCCTGAACTACGCCTTCGGCCTCACCAAGGTGCCGTTCCTGCAGTACGTCGTCACGAGCTTCTTCTGCATGCTCCCCGGCTGCATCGCCTTCATCGTCTTTTCGAGCTCGCTGCCGCAGCTTCTCAAGGGGAAGGTCTCGCCGGCGCTGGTGGGAGGAATCCTTTCGATCGCCGCACTGTCTTTTTTTGCCGGAAAGTACCGTCGCAAGCTCGCCACCCGCGAAAGTTGA
- a CDS encoding YciI-like protein, with protein sequence MHYLLFYEVTPDYLQRRAEYRDEHLALAWQAQERGELILGGALADPADCAVLLFEADSDEVVKNFVAADPYVKNGLVSSWRVRQWTTVVGDDATSPVRPS encoded by the coding sequence ATGCATTACCTGCTTTTTTACGAAGTGACACCTGACTATCTGCAGCGGAGAGCGGAGTACCGGGACGAGCACCTGGCGCTTGCCTGGCAGGCGCAGGAGAGGGGTGAGCTCATATTGGGGGGCGCGCTCGCCGACCCGGCTGACTGTGCCGTACTCCTTTTCGAGGCGGATTCGGATGAGGTAGTGAAGAATTTCGTGGCAGCGGATCCGTACGTGAAAAACGGACTGGTCTCCAGCTGGCGCGTGCGCCAATGGACTACGGTGGTAGGGGATGATGCGACGTCGCCGGTGAGACCGAGCTAG
- the msrA gene encoding peptide-methionine (S)-S-oxide reductase MsrA, with translation MSGQEGLEKSTETVDLAGGCFWGMQQILRRVPGVLRTEVGYAGGQVRNATYRNHEGHAEAVRVEYDPHQLPFEQLLRWFFRMHDPTTKDRQGNDRGTSYRSAIFYHTEEQRKTAEAFIERLNRQGKWGAPIVTEVTKADQFWKAEEEHQDYLEKFPAGYTCHFMRPESVLGD, from the coding sequence ATGAGCGGGCAGGAAGGGCTTGAGAAAAGTACGGAAACGGTCGATCTTGCGGGGGGGTGCTTCTGGGGGATGCAGCAGATCCTGCGCAGGGTACCCGGGGTGCTGCGCACAGAGGTCGGCTACGCAGGGGGGCAGGTAAGGAACGCCACCTATCGGAATCACGAGGGGCACGCGGAGGCTGTGCGGGTCGAGTACGACCCGCACCAGCTACCTTTCGAGCAGCTTCTGCGCTGGTTTTTCCGGATGCACGACCCGACCACCAAGGATCGCCAGGGAAACGACCGCGGCACATCCTACCGTTCGGCGATCTTCTACCACACCGAGGAGCAGAGGAAGACGGCCGAAGCCTTCATCGAGCGGCTGAACAGGCAGGGGAAATGGGGCGCGCCGATCGTCACCGAGGTCACCAAAGCCGACCAGTTCTGGAAGGCGGAGGAGGAGCACCAGGACTACCTGGAGAAGTTCCCGGCCGGCTACACCTGCCATTTCATGCGGCCGGAATCGGTGCTGGGGGACTAG
- a CDS encoding TVP38/TMEM64 family protein, with product MTRERNLPAEGRRSLLKPVLFISLLVAAVAIVRLAGGTALLEPERLRQMVEGQGMLGPLLFVLLYGVTPVLFLPGLPMAIAAGILFGPFWGVVYAITGATIGASASFLVARYVARDWVEKKLTGATWQKLDRQVGEQGWKIVAITRLVPLFPFNLLNYAFGLTKVPFLQYVVTSFFCMLPGCIAFIVFSSSLPQLLKGKVSPALVGGILSIAALSFFAGKYRRKLATRES from the coding sequence GTGACCAGAGAGAGGAACCTTCCGGCAGAGGGGCGCAGGTCGCTGCTGAAGCCGGTGCTGTTCATTTCCTTACTTGTTGCAGCTGTGGCGATCGTGCGCCTGGCAGGAGGCACCGCCCTCCTGGAGCCGGAGCGGCTGCGGCAGATGGTGGAGGGGCAGGGAATGCTCGGTCCTCTCCTCTTTGTGCTCCTTTACGGAGTGACGCCGGTGCTGTTCCTTCCGGGGCTGCCGATGGCGATCGCAGCAGGGATACTCTTTGGCCCGTTCTGGGGGGTGGTGTACGCCATAACCGGTGCGACGATCGGCGCTTCCGCCTCCTTTCTGGTTGCCCGCTACGTGGCGCGCGACTGGGTGGAAAAGAAGCTGACCGGCGCGACGTGGCAAAAGCTCGATCGTCAGGTTGGCGAGCAGGGGTGGAAGATCGTGGCGATCACCCGTCTGGTGCCTCTCTTCCCGTTCAATCTCCTGAACTACGCCTTCGGCCTCACCAAGGTGCCGTTCCTGCAGTACGTCGTCACGAGCTTCTTCTGCATGCTCCCCGGCTGCATCGCCTTCATCGTCTTTTCGAGCTCGCTGCCGCAGCTTCTCAAGGGGAAGGTCTCGCCGGCGCTGGTGGGAGGAATCCTTTCGATCGCCGCACTGTCTTTTTTTGCCGGAAAGTACCGTCGCAAGCTCGCCACCCGCGAAAGTTGA
- a CDS encoding YciI-like protein has product MHYLLFYEVTPDYLQRRAEYRDEHLALAWQAQERGELILGGALADPADCAVLLFEADSDEVVKNFVAADPYVKNGLVSSWRVRQWTTVVGDDATSPVRPT; this is encoded by the coding sequence ATGCATTACCTGCTTTTTTACGAAGTGACACCTGACTATCTGCAGCGGAGAGCGGAGTACCGGGACGAGCACCTGGCGCTTGCCTGGCAGGCGCAGGAGAGGGGTGAGCTCATATTGGGGGGCGCGCTCGCCGACCCGGCTGACTGTGCCGTACTCCTTTTCGAGGCGGATTCGGATGAGGTGGTGAAGAATTTCGTGGCAGCGGATCCGTACGTGAAAAACGGACTGGTCTCCAGCTGGCGCGTGCGCCAATGGACTACGGTGGTAGGGGATGATGCGACGTCGCCGGTGAGACCGACCTAG
- the msrA gene encoding peptide-methionine (S)-S-oxide reductase MsrA, whose amino-acid sequence MSGQEGLEKSTETVDLAGGCFWGMQQILRSIPGVLRTEVGYAGGQVRNATYRNHEGHAEAVRVEYDPHQLPFEQLLRWFFRMHDPTTKDRQGNDRGTSYRSAIFYHTEEQRKTAEAFIERLNRQGKWGAPIVTEVTKADQFWKAEEEHQDYLEKFPAGYTCHFMRPESVLGD is encoded by the coding sequence ATGAGCGGGCAGGAAGGGCTTGAGAAAAGTACGGAAACGGTCGATCTTGCGGGGGGGTGCTTCTGGGGGATGCAGCAGATCCTGCGCAGCATCCCCGGGGTGCTCCGCACAGAGGTCGGCTACGCAGGGGGGCAGGTAAGGAACGCCACCTATCGGAATCACGAGGGGCACGCGGAGGCTGTGCGGGTCGAATACGACCCGCACCAGCTCCCTTTCGAGCAGCTTCTGCGCTGGTTTTTCCGGATGCACGACCCGACCACCAAGGACCGCCAGGGGAACGACCGCGGCACATCCTACCGTTCGGCGATCTTCTACCACACCGAGGAGCAGAGGAAGACGGCCGAAGCCTTCATCGAGCGGCTGAACAGGCAGGGGAAATGGGGCGCGCCGATCGTCACCGAGGTCACCAAAGCCGACCAGTTCTGGAAGGCGGAGGAGGAGCACCAGGACTACCTGGAGAAGTTCCCGGCCGGCTACACCTGCCATTTCATGCGGCCGGAATCGGTGCTGGGGGACTAG
- a CDS encoding secondary thiamine-phosphate synthase enzyme YjbQ, producing the protein MKHLRKELWFETKKRRQLINITPELEKSLRESGIKEGLLLCNAMHITASVFINDDEPGLHQDIEEWLEGLAPEKPHSRYRHNVGEDNGDAHLKRTIMGREVVVAVTNGKLDLGPWEQVFYGEFDGMRKKRVLVKIIGE; encoded by the coding sequence ATGAAGCATTTGAGGAAGGAACTGTGGTTTGAAACGAAGAAGAGGCGCCAGCTCATCAACATCACCCCGGAACTGGAGAAGAGCCTCCGGGAAAGCGGGATAAAGGAAGGGCTCCTCTTGTGCAACGCCATGCACATTACCGCAAGTGTCTTTATAAACGACGACGAGCCGGGGCTGCATCAGGACATAGAGGAGTGGCTGGAAGGGCTGGCGCCTGAAAAGCCGCATTCACGGTACCGCCACAACGTGGGGGAAGACAACGGCGACGCGCATCTGAAACGGACGATAATGGGGCGCGAAGTGGTGGTGGCCGTGACGAACGGAAAACTCGACCTCGGGCCGTGGGAGCAGGTTTTCTACGGAGAGTTCGACGGCATGCGCAAGAAAAGGGTGCTGGTGAAGATCATCGGGGAGTAG
- a CDS encoding D-alanyl-D-alanine carboxypeptidase family protein — protein sequence MVQFRRCHIIAASLIFLLSASPALAVHRSHPLAASYLLQVNGETYDAKAANVKRAPASLTKIMTALLVLERCTSDQVVTVTRNAALETGSRIGVKKGQKFTVHSLLAATLMASANDACRALAEHVAGSEPAFVALMNARAKELHMENTRFTNVCGHDNARHYSTAADLAVVSKEALRHPLFNDLVSKRYMRISTVNGKQSYTVRNLNRLIGRYPGARGVKTGTTRQAGQCLVALVEREDTRVLLVMMRSPDRWRAAPAILNEAFAENALDKRKIAADGVTDPILNELVMQ from the coding sequence ATGGTCCAATTCCGTCGGTGCCACATCATCGCCGCCTCCCTCATTTTCCTTCTGTCTGCCTCCCCGGCACTCGCAGTGCACAGGTCTCACCCTCTCGCTGCATCCTACCTCCTGCAGGTCAACGGCGAGACGTACGACGCCAAAGCCGCGAACGTGAAGCGGGCGCCGGCGAGCCTGACGAAGATCATGACCGCCCTCCTGGTTCTCGAGCGCTGCACCTCTGATCAGGTCGTGACCGTGACCCGCAATGCCGCCCTCGAGACAGGGAGCAGGATCGGGGTCAAGAAGGGACAGAAATTCACGGTACACAGTCTTCTGGCTGCGACGCTGATGGCCTCGGCGAACGACGCCTGCCGGGCTCTTGCCGAACATGTAGCGGGAAGCGAGCCTGCTTTTGTGGCACTCATGAACGCTCGGGCGAAAGAACTGCACATGGAGAACACCCGGTTCACCAACGTCTGCGGGCATGACAATGCACGGCACTACTCCACCGCCGCCGACCTCGCAGTGGTGAGTAAGGAGGCGCTGCGCCATCCCCTTTTCAACGATCTGGTGAGCAAGCGCTACATGCGCATAAGCACGGTGAACGGCAAGCAGAGCTATACCGTCAGGAACCTGAACCGGCTGATCGGGCGCTACCCGGGGGCGCGGGGAGTCAAGACCGGAACGACGCGCCAGGCCGGCCAGTGCCTGGTCGCGCTGGTGGAGCGCGAAGACACGCGTGTGCTGCTGGTCATGATGCGCTCGCCGGACCGGTGGCGCGCGGCACCCGCGATATTGAACGAGGCCTTCGCCGAAAACGCGCTGGATAAGAGAAAGATTGCGGCGGATGGCGTGACTGATCCCATTTTGAATGAACTTGTAATGCAATGA